The following is a genomic window from Parabacteroides johnsonii DSM 18315.
TCCCGTGCGACACCGCAAGCTTGCAAAGCAAGAGAATAGTCGGAACCGGTGATGATCCGTCCCTTTTGCAGGCTGTTCGTTTCGGTTTCGTCGAAAGAGGCGGTTGCTGGTAGCTTCTCCCATGCCCGGCGAAAGCGCTTTCTTCTTTCATCCAGATCTCCGAAGCCGGGTACATCTTCCGGATAGTTCCCGATGAAGACGATCGTGGCCCCTTCTTTTGCTAATTGTACCAGATGGCTCAGAATATCGGCCGGCATATAACGAACGGCAGGAATGACCAGTGCCTTGTATGAGGAGCCGCCCGAAGTCACCAATTTTCCGTTTTTGATACCAGTACTCCGGATAAAATTGTCGGAGATGTAATCGACATCATATCCACTATTGTAAATGGTGTGTATGGCACGGATAAACAGGGGAGCCCGCTGTTGCATTTTGTGAATATCGAAAGCCAAGAAGCGTTCGCTTGCTTCCTGCCACATGTCGTATATCGGCAAATAGACCAGGAAGTCATTGTCCGGTTTCCCCATCTGTAAAAACGACTGGCAACGGGTGATATAATCGAAAAAAGCGGGGGCATCTTTCCATATGCTGTTTGTCGGCGACATGTTGACGGACGCGTAGAACAGCCAGCCGGGCCATTCCGCCTCGCGGGGAGAATAGGGAGTGCCGTGTAAAAACATGTGGTTGACACCCGATACGAACATCAGGTCCATATCCGGTTTGCATTGTGATAGCGACGTACGGAAATGTTCGGTCAGCCAAGTGAATGTCTCCGAGGAGGTATATTGCTTACCGGCTATATGGGCCGCCGAGGAGGCATACTTGAGCATCGACAGGTCAGAGTCGTTCTTGCGTGTTAGCGAATCCTGGCGTAATCCTTCAATATGAAACTGAGAGAGGCCGAACCCTTCGCATTCGGGGATATCGACCGTGGCGTACAAGTCGATTAGGTTGCCTGGCGAACCATGTGCCTGGTTACGGGTGAGGCTTCCACCCCGGTGCGCCCATTCCGTCCATTGGCGGGTGAAGTTTTCCAGTAAAAGTTCCGCCAGTGTTTCCCGATAGTCAGAGAGGATGCGGGCGGTCGTATCTGTCCGAACGGGATTGAGAAATTCCGGCAGGTAGTTTTCCAGTCGGTATCCACGCCTGTGGGCGAATTCGGTAAGCAAGCTGGGTGTCCAGTCGGCTCCGTACACTTCATACGAGTCGTTGAAAAAGGTGTGCGGATAGGGAACCTTGTTTTCCCGGAAAGCCTGTTCGAAAGTCGCGAAATACTGCTTGACGGCTTTTCCGGAAAAATGATCCATTACATAACCTTTCCCGCCGGGAGCCGCCCGTTTCACTTGTTGGAATGTTTTCCCGCAGAATAAAGCGATCAGGCGCCAGTTTCCTGGAGGAGCCGTCCAGTCGAGCCAGTTGTTTTTCACTTTTGATGTGATGTCGATCCGTTTTCCCTTATCTGAAAAGGCCATCAGACGGTTCAGACTGGCGACACCCCGTTGTTTCGGGTCCTCCACTTCGATCGCGATCCGAAGTCTTTCTCCCTCTTGGGCCGTATATTCCTGGAAGATCGCTTTGGTTGCTGCATTCTCTAAGGAGATCATCGGGCCACCGAAAGGCCAGCCGGTTCCTGCGTTCATGTCCGTTTCCATTCCGAGACGTTTGCATTCGGAACAGGTGTGCTGTAACATCCGCATCCAGGTGGGAGATAGGAACGGTATTTCGTGTGTGTCATTTCCCTGTACACCATAGATTGGGGTGATTTCGACACCGCCTAACCCTGCTTGGGCATAGGTTTCCAGGTTATAAGTCAGGTTCGCCGTGTCTACTGCGCTCCCTAGCCACCACCAGCGGGTTGCAGGACACGATTCGATCGTGATCTCCGGCCACGATTGCGAGAAAACCGGTATTGCGGTTGTCAAGTAGATCCCGGCAACGGTCAGGATATGCTTGAAATGGGGGATGATGTCCATAATGGATGTTGCTTTTTCAGGGTTAAAGATACAATGTTTTTAGTAAATTAGGAATAATGTGCCCAAAAATGGATTATTTCACTTCGAACGAAATTGTCTTTCGATTGCCCTGGTTGTCGATTAATGTCAGGCGGTGTTTGCCAGGGGAAGCGGAACTGCTGATCTGGTGGTGGTCCGTCGTTTCGCCGATATA
Proteins encoded in this region:
- a CDS encoding alpha-L-rhamnosidase, with translation MDIIPHFKHILTVAGIYLTTAIPVFSQSWPEITIESCPATRWWWLGSAVDTANLTYNLETYAQAGLGGVEITPIYGVQGNDTHEIPFLSPTWMRMLQHTCSECKRLGMETDMNAGTGWPFGGPMISLENAATKAIFQEYTAQEGERLRIAIEVEDPKQRGVASLNRLMAFSDKGKRIDITSKVKNNWLDWTAPPGNWRLIALFCGKTFQQVKRAAPGGKGYVMDHFSGKAVKQYFATFEQAFRENKVPYPHTFFNDSYEVYGADWTPSLLTEFAHRRGYRLENYLPEFLNPVRTDTTARILSDYRETLAELLLENFTRQWTEWAHRGGSLTRNQAHGSPGNLIDLYATVDIPECEGFGLSQFHIEGLRQDSLTRKNDSDLSMLKYASSAAHIAGKQYTSSETFTWLTEHFRTSLSQCKPDMDLMFVSGVNHMFLHGTPYSPREAEWPGWLFYASVNMSPTNSIWKDAPAFFDYITRCQSFLQMGKPDNDFLVYLPIYDMWQEASERFLAFDIHKMQQRAPLFIRAIHTIYNSGYDVDYISDNFIRSTGIKNGKLVTSGGSSYKALVIPAVRYMPADILSHLVQLAKEGATIVFIGNYPEDVPGFGDLDERRKRFRRAWEKLPATASFDETETNSLQKGRIITGSDYSLALQACGVAREEMKTRFGLQCIRRSNATGYHYFIASLQKKGVDGWIPLGVQANAAILFDPMTKERGAARIRRQKGKTEVYLQIPSGGSLILQTFTEKTPDCPAWNYIHEQPLSIGLDHGWTLSFPESEPAIPETFMIDHPVSWTTLDHPDARRNMATGRYSLTFRLPEMTADDWILDLGDVRESARVYINGQSVGTVWAVPFRLKVGKYLEPGVNRIDVDVTNLPANRIADYDRRKTTWRIFKEINMVDLNYQQKQYDKWEPMPSGLNSPVRLIPVATKQVSP